One window of the Benincasa hispida cultivar B227 chromosome 3, ASM972705v1, whole genome shotgun sequence genome contains the following:
- the LOC120074552 gene encoding protein EARLY RESPONSIVE TO DEHYDRATION 15: MALASVEGSSKLNPNAPLFIPAAYQVEDFSPQWWQLVTTSTWYRDYWLSQHQEESDFYIDGEDEFSNDITEFLPETFDLDANEELCTMEAEFEEFIQASLTEGYHPEK; this comes from the coding sequence ATGGCTCTAGCATCTGTTGAAGGAAGTTCAAAGCTAAACCCGAATGCCCCGCTTTTCATTCCAGCCGCATACCAGGTGGAGGATTTCTCCCCACAATGGTGGCAACTGGTCACAACCTCAACATGGTACCGTGATTACTGGCTCAGCCAACACCAGGAAGAGAGTGACTTCTACATCGATGGTGAAGATGAGTTCAGCAATGACATTACTGAATTCCTTCCAGAGACGTTCGATCTCGATGCTAACGAAGAACTCTGCACCATGGAAGCTGAATTCGAGGAGTTCATTCAAGCTTCTCTTACTGAAGGGTACCACCCTGAGAAGTAG